CTTTTCAAGGCGGTAGTGTTATGGGGCTTTGTGTTTCAGGGTTAGCTCTTTTAGGATTATTTTTGGTTTATATAATTTTTGGAAATTGGTTAGGACAACTTTCACCAGAAAATATTATTATAAAGGTTAATTGGTTGGGGATTAATTATATACCTTTTACAATGACAGTTTCTGGGTATGCTCTTGGTTGTTCAATAATAGCTATGTTTGATAGGGTTGGTGGAGGAGTTTATACAAAAGCTGCGGATATGGGGGCAGACTTGGTAGGTAAAACAGAATTGGCTCTTCCTGAAGACGATCCAAGAAATCCTGCAACTATTGCAGACAATGTTGGAGATAATGTAGGAGATGTCGCAGGTCTTGGAGCAGATTTATTAGAAAGTTATGTTGGAGCAGTAATATCTGCTATAGTGTTGATTTTATATACTTCCTTTTTGTTGGGGGTTGAAAATTTAACATATGATTCTACTATAAAATTAACGTATTTTCCAATATTGTTTATTTCCATTGGGTTAATCGCATCTATGATCGGTATTTTATATATTATTGTAAGAAAACCCACAAAAAATCCTCATAAGGATTTGAATACTTCACTTATGACATCTGCATTTTTAACGATAATAATTACATTTTTTCTGTCACTTTTTTATCTTAGCAGTATATCATCTTTAGAATTTCAAAATGTTGGATTTAGGTTGGGAGCATTTTCGCCTTGGTTAGCAGCTGTAATAGGAATAGTTGATGGAATATTAATGGGATTTGTTGCTGAATACTATACGAACGACGAATACCATCCTACAAAAGAACTCAGTGAATTTGCAAAAGGTGGTCCAGCTATAGTAATAACAAAGGGCTTGGCTCTCGGAATGGGAAGTGTACTTCTTCCTGTTTTCCTATTGATGTTAGGTATCTTGATATCGTTTGAAATTGCTGGATTATACGGCGTAGCTATGGCTGCTTTAGGGATGCTTTCTTTTGTCGCAACAACCGTTTCTGTTGATTCTTATGGACCTATTGCTGATAATGCTGGTGGAATAAGTGAAATGGCGAAACTGCCACCAGAAGTTAGAGAAATAACAGACAAATTAGATGCTGTAGGAAATACAACAGCTGCGATAGGAAAAGGATTTGCCATAGGTTCTGCAGCCTTAGCTGCACTTGCTTTATTTGCTTCTTTTGTGTTTTCACAGGCAGGACCTGCTGATGAAGGAATTGGTCATTTAGAAAATATTTTACTTTTGAATATGATGGATTCACGAACTATAGCAGGAGCAATTTTTGGAGCTGCGTTACCTTACTTTTTTAGTGCTTATTTGATTAACGCTGTAGTTAACGCTGCTAATAAGATGGTTGATGAAGTTAGAAGGCAATTCAGAGAAATTCCAGGATTGATGGAAGGAAAAGTCGACCCTGATTACGAAAGATGTATTAGAATAAGCAGTGAGGGAGCATTGAGCCAAATCAAAATGCCGGCTTTAATCGCAACTTTGACTCCTATCATTTCTGGTTTTATATTAGGTCCTAATTTTGTTGGAGGTCTTTTAATAGGTACGACTCTAAGCGGTGTTATGCTGGCAATTTTTACTGCAAATTCTGGCGGTGCTTGGGATAATGCTAAGAAAAGAATCGAATCAGGCGGCGTTGAGGGCGAAGCTAAAGGGACAGATGCCCATAAGGCAACTGTCGTAGGAGATACAGTGGGAGATCCTTTAAAAGACACAGTTGGTCCTTCGCTTGATATTTTAATAAAAATAATGGCAGTTACTTCTTTAATAACAGTTTCTATATTTAAAGTTTATCATTTATTTTAAGATAAAAAATTGCTTGTAAATAAAAACCGGATGCCAAAGATTGCATCCGGTTTTTTTAAAAATAAATTTATATTCTTAATCCCCCATCTATTCTTATTACTTGACCTGTTATGAAAGATGAGTCGTCACTTGCTAGGAAAACCGCTAATTTTGCTATGTCTTCTGGTTCCCCAAGTCTTTTCAGGCATGTATTATCAACGACATAATTAATAATTTCTTCTTTTAAACTTTTTGTCATTCCCGTTCTTACAAAACCAGGAGCGATTGCGTTGACTCTAATATTTTCACCTTTCATTGTTAACTCTTTTGCCCAAGATTTTGTCATTCCAATTATTCCAGCTTTTGCGGCAGAATAATTGGTTTGGCCTATATTTCCTTCTATTCCAACAACACTTGCCATGCTTATAATATTTCCATATTTTTGTTTTCTCATAGCTCTTGCCACGGCTTTTGTTACTACAAAAGTACCTTTTAAGTTAACCTCTATAACTTTGTCAAAATCTTCTTCTTTCATTATAACAAGGAAATTATCTTTAGCCATTCCCGCATTATTTACTAAAATATCTATTCTTTGATATTTATCAACTATTTCATTAATTATCTCATTTATTTTTAATGAATCAGTAATATCGGCATGATAATAAACAAAGCTGCCTTCTGGAAAATCTGTTTTTTCATTTTCATTTATTTGAGGGGATTCATCAACAGAAATTGCAATTACTTTAGCTCCTTCTTTTATAAAAAAGCGGGAAATTTCTTTTCCTATTCCAGTGGAACCACCTGTTACAATAGCAATTTTATCTTTTAGTTTCAAAGGATAAACCTCACTTTCTTTTTAAATATACTCACTTTAGTTAAGTTTTGCCAATCTTTTAGTTTTAAATTTTTTCAAAAATATCTCCATAACTCTAATACTTACTAACTATGAATTTCTTTAACTTCTTCGCTACGTGTAGCGAAAGAGAGGGGGAGGGCTCTGCCCTGGACCTGTTATAAAATCAAATACTTATTTTTAAATATTAACCAGTTTAACTTCTTTATTTATTTGCTTTATAAATTTGGTTAAAACATTAGTTGGACCAATTTCTATGAATTCATCTACTCCATTTTTTATGCACTCTTCAACACAATCGATCCATCTAACAGGTGAAGTTATTTGTCTTATAATGTTTTCTTTTATTATTTCTGGATCAGTTTCAAATTTAGCAGTGACATTCTGAACAACGGGAACAATCGGTTTCATAAATTTTATATGGCTTATCTTTTGTCTTAATCTTTCTTCAGCCGCTTTCAAAAATTTGGAATGAAAAGGGCCGCTAACGTTTAGAGGAATTACTCTTTTTGCGCCATTTTCTTTAAGTTTTTCCATGGAAATAGTTAATTCTTCCATTTCACCACTTATCACAATTTGAGAAGGAGAATTATAATTTGCAATTTGGACATTTGGATAATTTTCTAAAACTTTTTCAATTTCATGAGCGTCCATTCCTATGACAGCAGCCATTCCACCTTTTCCAGGTTCGTATGCTTCACTCATGTAAAGTCCACGATAATATACCGCTTCGACAGCATCCTCAAAACTTATAACATTAGCTGCCAATATAGCTGTCCACTCTCCTAATGAATGACCAGCTACGACATCAGGTTTTAAACCTTGCTCAAGGGCATATAAATATTTTATATAACTCACAACGAGAATGGCTATTTGAGCATTTTGAGTTAAAGTTAATTCTTTTTCATCATTTCCAAATATAATACTTTTAATATCGACTCCTATTTTGTCTTTTACCTTTTCAAAATATATATTATATTCAGGCCTTTTTTCTAAGATATCTTTTCCCATACCTAAATACTGTGATCCTTGTCCTGTAAATACAAAGCATTTCAATCAATATCACCTCCAAGGAATACTATTTACTCACTTTGGAAATTTTAAAACTCGCTATAAATTCAAAAGATTATTTTACGAAACGCTTCATTTCTAAAGTCT
This is a stretch of genomic DNA from Petrotoga sp. 9PWA.NaAc.5.4. It encodes these proteins:
- a CDS encoding sodium-translocating pyrophosphatase — encoded protein: MGALWVFALIPVFALIFARINFKQVVALDEGTERMQHIAQAIRVGANAFVNHELRVLSIYGFVIALVLAIVIEWYVGIAFVMGAFMSALAGYIGMKIATYANVRVSNKARTEKDIGKTLKVAFQGGSVMGLCVSGLALLGLFLVYIIFGNWLGQLSPENIIIKVNWLGINYIPFTMTVSGYALGCSIIAMFDRVGGGVYTKAADMGADLVGKTELALPEDDPRNPATIADNVGDNVGDVAGLGADLLESYVGAVISAIVLILYTSFLLGVENLTYDSTIKLTYFPILFISIGLIASMIGILYIIVRKPTKNPHKDLNTSLMTSAFLTIIITFFLSLFYLSSISSLEFQNVGFRLGAFSPWLAAVIGIVDGILMGFVAEYYTNDEYHPTKELSEFAKGGPAIVITKGLALGMGSVLLPVFLLMLGILISFEIAGLYGVAMAALGMLSFVATTVSVDSYGPIADNAGGISEMAKLPPEVREITDKLDAVGNTTAAIGKGFAIGSAALAALALFASFVFSQAGPADEGIGHLENILLLNMMDSRTIAGAIFGAALPYFFSAYLINAVVNAANKMVDEVRRQFREIPGLMEGKVDPDYERCIRISSEGALSQIKMPALIATLTPIISGFILGPNFVGGLLIGTTLSGVMLAIFTANSGGAWDNAKKRIESGGVEGEAKGTDAHKATVVGDTVGDPLKDTVGPSLDILIKIMAVTSLITVSIFKVYHLF
- the fabD gene encoding ACP S-malonyltransferase, yielding MKCFVFTGQGSQYLGMGKDILEKRPEYNIYFEKVKDKIGVDIKSIIFGNDEKELTLTQNAQIAILVVSYIKYLYALEQGLKPDVVAGHSLGEWTAILAANVISFEDAVEAVYYRGLYMSEAYEPGKGGMAAVIGMDAHEIEKVLENYPNVQIANYNSPSQIVISGEMEELTISMEKLKENGAKRVIPLNVSGPFHSKFLKAAEERLRQKISHIKFMKPIVPVVQNVTAKFETDPEIIKENIIRQITSPVRWIDCVEECIKNGVDEFIEIGPTNVLTKFIKQINKEVKLVNI
- the fabG gene encoding 3-oxoacyl-ACP reductase FabG, coding for MKLKDKIAIVTGGSTGIGKEISRFFIKEGAKVIAISVDESPQINENEKTDFPEGSFVYYHADITDSLKINEIINEIVDKYQRIDILVNNAGMAKDNFLVIMKEEDFDKVIEVNLKGTFVVTKAVARAMRKQKYGNIISMASVVGIEGNIGQTNYSAAKAGIIGMTKSWAKELTMKGENIRVNAIAPGFVRTGMTKSLKEEIINYVVDNTCLKRLGEPEDIAKLAVFLASDDSSFITGQVIRIDGGLRI